One part of the Olleya sp. YS genome encodes these proteins:
- a CDS encoding NAD-dependent succinate-semialdehyde dehydrogenase: MKKSITTKNPYTGQVLKEYQYHSKNDIENILNTSDKTFENWKKTDIKHRTDLLQNLANLLEQHKEKYAKLMMEEMGKPITQGIAEVEKCAKLCDFYIANADHFLADQIIETEAKESFISYDPLGVILSIMPWNYPLWQVFRFAVPTLTAGNVGLLKHASNTTGSALEIENIFIEAGYPKGCFQTLLTDHETIESIIGNKIIKAVTLTGSEKAGRSIAEVAGKNLKKTVLELGGNNACIILDDANLDKYIDTIVKARMQNNGQSCIAAKRFIVTENIYDEFLEMFTKKIEGLTIGNPDSKDTYISVMAKQGLAEELENQVKKSLEKGAVIHYGNERKNAYYQPTIITNVTSNMPIFEEETFGPVAAVIKVKDKQEAFKTAANSRFGLGTMVFSENIKEIYDDISNVPDGALFINEMVKSDPRLPFGGTKASGYGRELSKEGILEFVNIKTVYINK, translated from the coding sequence ATGAAAAAATCAATAACTACCAAAAACCCTTACACTGGGCAGGTTTTAAAAGAATACCAATATCATTCAAAAAATGATATCGAAAATATTTTAAATACTTCGGATAAAACATTTGAAAATTGGAAAAAAACCGACATAAAGCATCGTACAGATTTATTGCAAAATTTAGCAAACTTACTAGAGCAACATAAAGAAAAGTATGCTAAACTTATGATGGAAGAAATGGGAAAACCAATTACGCAAGGTATAGCAGAAGTTGAAAAATGTGCTAAGCTTTGTGATTTTTACATTGCTAATGCTGACCATTTTTTAGCAGACCAAATCATTGAAACTGAAGCTAAAGAGAGTTTTATTAGTTACGATCCGCTTGGCGTTATATTATCCATAATGCCTTGGAATTACCCCTTATGGCAAGTCTTTAGATTTGCTGTACCTACATTAACTGCTGGTAATGTAGGACTACTTAAACATGCTTCAAACACAACTGGATCAGCTTTAGAAATTGAAAACATTTTTATTGAAGCAGGTTATCCTAAAGGTTGTTTTCAAACCTTATTAACCGATCATGAAACCATAGAGTCAATAATAGGTAATAAAATTATTAAAGCTGTTACACTTACAGGAAGTGAAAAGGCAGGAAGAAGCATTGCTGAAGTTGCAGGTAAAAATCTTAAAAAAACAGTTTTGGAATTAGGCGGAAATAATGCCTGTATTATTTTAGACGATGCTAACCTTGATAAATACATAGATACAATTGTAAAAGCAAGAATGCAAAACAATGGACAAAGTTGTATTGCTGCAAAACGATTTATTGTAACTGAAAACATCTATGATGAATTCTTAGAAATGTTTACTAAAAAAATTGAAGGTTTAACAATAGGTAATCCAGATAGTAAGGATACCTATATTAGTGTAATGGCTAAACAAGGTTTGGCAGAAGAACTAGAAAATCAGGTTAAAAAATCATTAGAAAAAGGGGCTGTAATCCACTACGGAAACGAAAGAAAAAACGCTTACTACCAACCAACAATCATTACCAACGTAACTTCAAATATGCCTATATTTGAAGAAGAAACCTTTGGGCCAGTTGCAGCGGTAATTAAAGTCAAAGATAAACAGGAGGCTTTTAAAACCGCAGCTAATTCTAGATTTGGATTAGGCACAATGGTATTTTCAGAAAACATCAAAGAAATTTATGATGACATAAGTAATGTTCCAGATGGCGCATTATTTATCAACGAAATGGTAAAATCAGACCCAAGATTACCCTTTGGTGGAACTAAAGCATCTGGTTACGGTCGTGAATTATCCAAAGAAGGAATCTTAGAATTTGTAAACATCAAAACAGTATACATTAACAAATAA